In one window of Aceticella autotrophica DNA:
- the polX gene encoding DNA polymerase/3'-5' exonuclease PolX, whose translation MDKKVIVDILNEIGLLLELKGENPFKSRAYYNAARTIEVLDEDIEALVKEDRLKYVKGIGEAINKKISELILTGKLVYYENLKASIPEGLVEMLKVPGLGPKKIKIIYDKLNISTIGELEYACIENRLIELPGFGEKTQKKILEGIQFVKQFRGQHLFVEAYNEAVKLKAYIDNTNFAIRSEIAGSLRRKKEIVKDIDILASSNNSQKLMDLFVSYEGIRDIIAKGDTKASITLKSGINTDLRVVEDEEFPYALHHFTGSKEHNTAMRHRAKQMGIKMNEYGLFFGEEIIKCKSEEEIFNKLGLSYIPPELRENMGEIEAAEKGKLPVLIEERDIKGLFHVHTTYSDGSNTLEEMVEAARKLGYEYIGITDHSKSAFYAGGLKEEDILRQFEEIDALNNKYRDIVTLKGIESDILPDGSLDYEEDIMKKFDFVIASVHSNFRMNKKDMTNRLINALKNKYTKIMGHISGRLLLSRDSYDFDIYEVINAAADYNKIIEINSSPYRLDLDWRYIKYAKEKGIKLAICPDAHNIEGLKDVKYGIGIARKGWLEAKDVINTYNVMDVIKFFR comes from the coding sequence ATGGATAAAAAGGTGATTGTTGATATACTGAACGAAATAGGACTTTTGTTAGAGCTAAAAGGGGAGAATCCTTTTAAATCAAGAGCATATTATAACGCTGCCCGTACAATTGAGGTGCTTGATGAAGATATAGAGGCACTTGTAAAAGAAGACAGATTAAAATATGTAAAGGGTATAGGAGAGGCTATTAATAAAAAGATTAGTGAGCTTATTTTAACAGGAAAGCTTGTATATTATGAGAATTTAAAAGCATCAATACCGGAAGGGCTTGTAGAAATGCTTAAAGTGCCGGGGCTTGGACCTAAAAAGATTAAAATTATATACGATAAGTTGAATATAAGTACAATTGGAGAACTTGAATATGCATGTATAGAAAACAGGCTTATTGAGCTTCCGGGTTTTGGCGAAAAAACCCAGAAAAAAATCCTTGAAGGTATACAGTTTGTCAAGCAGTTCAGAGGTCAGCATCTCTTTGTTGAAGCATATAATGAAGCGGTAAAATTAAAAGCATATATTGACAATACAAATTTTGCAATAAGGTCTGAGATTGCAGGAAGTTTAAGGCGTAAAAAAGAAATTGTCAAGGATATTGATATACTTGCATCATCTAATAATTCTCAAAAACTGATGGATTTGTTTGTATCATATGAAGGCATAAGGGATATAATTGCGAAAGGCGATACAAAGGCAAGCATCACATTAAAATCAGGAATAAATACGGATTTAAGGGTAGTGGAAGATGAGGAATTTCCATATGCGCTGCATCACTTTACAGGCAGCAAGGAACATAACACTGCAATGAGGCACAGGGCAAAACAGATGGGCATAAAGATGAATGAATACGGACTCTTTTTTGGAGAGGAAATAATAAAATGCAAAAGTGAAGAAGAAATATTTAATAAACTTGGTTTGTCTTATATCCCTCCCGAGTTAAGAGAAAATATGGGAGAAATAGAAGCTGCGGAAAAAGGCAAACTGCCTGTATTAATAGAGGAAAGAGATATTAAAGGATTGTTTCACGTGCATACAACATACAGTGATGGTTCAAATACCCTTGAGGAAATGGTAGAAGCGGCAAGAAAGCTTGGATATGAATATATTGGCATAACAGATCACAGTAAATCTGCTTTTTATGCTGGAGGTCTTAAAGAAGAGGATATATTGAGGCAGTTTGAAGAAATTGACGCATTAAACAATAAATACAGGGATATAGTTACATTAAAGGGAATAGAATCAGACATACTTCCAGATGGTTCACTTGATTATGAAGAAGATATTATGAAAAAATTTGATTTTGTAATAGCATCTGTTCATTCTAATTTCAGGATGAATAAAAAAGATATGACTAACAGATTAATAAATGCGCTTAAAAATAAATACACAAAAATAATGGGGCATATTAGCGGAAGGCTTCTTCTATCAAGAGACAGCTATGATTTTGATATATATGAAGTTATCAATGCGGCAGCTGACTACAACAAAATAATCGAGATAAATTCAAGTCCCTACAGGCTTGACCTTGATTGGAGGTATATAAAATATGCAAAAGAAAAAGGGATTAAACTTGCCATATGTCCTGATGCGCATAACATAGAAGGGCTTAAGGATGTTAAGTATGGGATTGGCATAGCAAGAAAAGGCTGGCTTGAAGCAAAGGATGTTATTAATACATATAATGTGATGGATGTAATAAAGTTTTTTAGATAA